From the Desulfovibrio sp. JY genome, one window contains:
- a CDS encoding phage major capsid protein, with amino-acid sequence MSLSMTEIEAITSDYFAAAGGRAVDIYFRNSFLLDLLMNRQAGLFERPAGGEKIRVPLNYSDAEGGFFTRSDTLSSDDRVSVNAAAFHWKHAYGNATVYLTDEVAASGDYAAVQFVTQKIETAQRTCSSWLASTLYSAAGDEAPTLTGLRALTSTDADKAYGGIAEADLVAADGTTPWKGVTNDAAEAMSLEALQELRSAAKVSDGRDGKPNVAVTTESLYNKVSRILQVQQRFVTDDGVASAGFAHLVYEGMVLAADDYCPAGHCFAVNTNYLGFAIHQNGFFARQPWVDLAGPAGRSMKILWHGNLICSNRKAHACHSNLS; translated from the coding sequence ATGTCGCTTTCCATGACCGAAATCGAAGCCATCACCAGCGACTATTTCGCGGCCGCCGGCGGTCGGGCCGTGGACATCTACTTCCGCAATTCCTTCCTCCTCGACCTGCTCATGAATAGGCAGGCGGGGCTCTTCGAGCGGCCGGCCGGGGGCGAAAAAATCCGCGTGCCGCTCAACTACTCCGACGCCGAGGGCGGATTTTTCACCCGCTCCGACACCCTTTCCAGCGACGACCGGGTGTCGGTCAACGCCGCCGCCTTCCACTGGAAGCACGCCTACGGCAACGCCACGGTCTATCTGACCGACGAGGTGGCGGCCAGCGGCGACTACGCGGCCGTGCAGTTCGTGACCCAGAAAATCGAGACCGCCCAGCGCACCTGCTCCAGTTGGCTGGCCTCGACGCTCTATTCCGCCGCCGGCGACGAGGCTCCGACGCTGACGGGCCTGCGGGCGCTGACCAGCACCGACGCGGACAAGGCCTACGGCGGCATCGCCGAAGCCGACCTCGTGGCCGCCGACGGCACCACCCCGTGGAAGGGCGTGACCAACGACGCGGCCGAGGCCATGAGCCTCGAAGCGCTCCAGGAACTGCGCAGCGCGGCCAAGGTCTCCGACGGCCGCGACGGCAAGCCCAACGTGGCCGTGACCACCGAGTCGCTCTACAACAAGGTTTCCCGCATCCTCCAGGTGCAGCAGCGCTTCGTCACCGACGACGGCGTGGCCAGCGCCGGCTTCGCCCACCTCGTCTACGAGGGCATGGTCCTGGCCGCCGACGACTACTGTCCGGCCGGACACTGTTTCGCCGTCAACACCAACTACCTCGGCTTCGCCATCCACCAGAACGGCTTTTTCGCCCGCCAGCCCTGGGTCGACCTGGCCGGCCCGGCCGGGCGCTCCATGAAGATCCTCTGGCACGGCAACCTGATCTGTTCCAACCGCAAGGCCCACGCCTGCCACTCCAACCTGTCCTAG
- a CDS encoding zinc ribbon domain-containing protein, translated as MPLYDFRCRVCGRVFEAMAPMDAGEGVCVCGGAATRLVSVGRAYRADADWLDSVTDVVDKDSPSPHVRAFLADPSRANYRLFLRGEKIRPMEEGEFRHPAARNDVVRREVRERFIARNGL; from the coding sequence ATGCCGCTGTATGACTTCCGCTGCCGGGTGTGCGGCAGGGTCTTTGAAGCCATGGCCCCCATGGATGCGGGTGAGGGGGTGTGCGTCTGCGGCGGCGCGGCGACACGGCTCGTGTCCGTGGGCCGGGCCTACCGCGCCGACGCCGACTGGCTCGATTCGGTGACCGACGTCGTGGACAAGGACTCGCCAAGCCCCCATGTGCGTGCCTTTCTGGCCGACCCCAGCCGCGCCAACTACCGGCTTTTTCTGCGCGGCGAAAAGATCCGCCCCATGGAGGAAGGCGAATTCCGTCATCCTGCGGCCCGAAACGACGTGGTGCGCCGGGAAGTCAGGGAACGCTTCATCGCCAGAAACGGCCTCTAG
- a CDS encoding thioredoxin domain-containing protein, with product MFARTIFVMLATLALFACSPAASDNAVRQTLNEHPDMVLDALAKQKQELYALVLAGQQENQDASRQAQLAEELKKPLSPAIDPARAMRGPANAPITVVVYSDFLCPYCAQGAVTLKKFMERHPDSVRVLFKHYATDDLSRQAALLYEALAAQDPKLAFAFHDAVFAAQPEIEQAGEPALYALAVKVGADVSRLKRDLKNPALAKRIDDDVAEARRFDIESTPTFVINGVSVRGAAPLDDFENVLRKVAPKGGQEAPCDTCNKKKKS from the coding sequence ATGTTTGCGCGCACCATTTTTGTCATGCTCGCCACCCTGGCCCTTTTCGCCTGCTCGCCGGCCGCCTCGGACAACGCCGTGCGCCAGACCTTAAACGAGCATCCCGACATGGTTCTCGACGCCCTGGCCAAGCAGAAGCAGGAGCTTTACGCCCTTGTCCTGGCCGGTCAGCAGGAAAACCAGGACGCATCGCGCCAGGCCCAGCTGGCCGAGGAGCTCAAAAAGCCCCTGTCGCCGGCCATCGACCCGGCCCGGGCCATGCGCGGCCCGGCCAATGCCCCGATCACGGTGGTGGTCTATTCCGATTTCCTGTGCCCCTACTGCGCCCAGGGCGCCGTGACGCTCAAAAAATTCATGGAGCGCCATCCGGACTCGGTGCGGGTGCTTTTCAAACATTACGCCACGGACGACCTGTCCCGGCAGGCGGCGCTGCTCTACGAGGCCCTGGCCGCCCAGGACCCGAAGCTGGCCTTTGCCTTCCACGACGCGGTCTTCGCCGCCCAGCCCGAGATCGAGCAGGCCGGCGAGCCGGCCCTGTACGCCCTGGCCGTCAAAGTCGGCGCGGATGTCTCCAGGCTCAAGCGCGATCTGAAAAATCCCGCCCTGGCCAAGCGCATCGACGACGATGTGGCCGAGGCACGGCGCTTTGACATCGAAAGCACGCCCACCTTCGTGATCAACGGCGTTTCGGTGCGCGGCGCGGCTCCGCTGGATGATTTTGAAAACGTGCTGCGCAAGGTGGCTCCCAAGGGCGGCCAGGAAGCCCCCTGCGACACCTGCAACAAAAAGAAAAAGTCGTAA
- a CDS encoding cytochrome C: MKRIAVFFFALVLCGAAAAALAAGDAAKGEQLAKGCACHKSKGDLNGKDVATLTAAMQAFKEGKGANKAMILIMKKQSDENIADLAAYYAAQPKK, from the coding sequence ATGAAACGGATCGCGGTGTTTTTTTTCGCGTTGGTGCTGTGCGGCGCGGCAGCGGCGGCGCTGGCCGCCGGGGATGCCGCCAAGGGGGAGCAGCTGGCCAAGGGCTGCGCCTGCCATAAGAGCAAGGGCGACCTCAACGGCAAGGATGTGGCCACGTTGACCGCGGCGATGCAGGCCTTCAAGGAAGGCAAGGGCGCCAACAAGGCCATGATTCTCATCATGAAAAAACAGTCGGACGAGAATATCGCCGATCTGGCCGCCTACTACGCCGCGCAGCCCAAGAAGTAG
- a CDS encoding flippase-like domain-containing protein has protein sequence MKRILSLTLRIALVAGCFIWALWGVDLRGLGRTLAAFPLWAVALYAVMPLAGVVLPGLRLRFLMADRIGPATGVRACLMSVALNNVLPARLGEMAKALYLRREAKVSLGRSLEAVFWERFFDLNALLVLGAAVAALLGQGVVLYPLLAIVGGGWGFLALLRLRPGAAHALTRLLPGEGLRLFAAEILGFLSGNLRLGFLARLALWTLGTWVGYLIMYAVGLCLMAGLPADPVLVLTVFAVATLGFAIPGAPGGMGVYEASVVLALGWFGVDRDRAFAVGLAMHLLQYLPVTLAGLWSLAASGMSLRDLRGQARQAREEAV, from the coding sequence ATGAAACGCATTCTTTCCCTGACGCTGCGCATCGCCCTTGTGGCGGGCTGTTTTATCTGGGCCCTGTGGGGCGTCGACCTGCGCGGCCTGGGGCGCACCCTGGCGGCCTTTCCCCTGTGGGCGGTGGCCCTGTACGCCGTCATGCCCTTGGCCGGGGTCGTGCTGCCGGGGCTTCGGCTGCGTTTCCTCATGGCCGACCGCATCGGGCCGGCGACCGGCGTGCGGGCCTGCCTCATGAGCGTGGCGCTCAACAACGTGCTGCCGGCCAGACTCGGGGAAATGGCCAAGGCGCTGTATCTGCGCCGCGAGGCGAAGGTCTCCCTGGGCCGTTCGCTGGAGGCCGTGTTCTGGGAACGGTTTTTCGATCTCAACGCCTTGCTGGTTCTGGGCGCGGCCGTGGCGGCGCTGCTCGGCCAGGGGGTGGTCCTGTATCCGCTGCTGGCCATCGTGGGGGGGGGATGGGGGTTTCTTGCCCTGCTGCGGCTGCGTCCCGGCGCGGCTCATGCCCTGACGCGGCTGCTCCCGGGTGAGGGGCTGCGGCTTTTCGCGGCCGAGATCCTGGGCTTTTTGTCCGGCAACCTGCGGCTCGGATTCCTGGCGCGACTGGCGCTTTGGACCTTGGGCACCTGGGTCGGCTACCTGATCATGTACGCCGTGGGGCTTTGCCTGATGGCCGGGCTGCCGGCCGATCCGGTGCTGGTGCTGACGGTCTTCGCCGTGGCCACCCTCGGCTTCGCCATCCCCGGCGCGCCCGGAGGCATGGGCGTGTACGAGGCCTCGGTGGTGCTGGCTCTCGGCTGGTTCGGCGTGGACCGGGACCGGGCCTTTGCCGTGGGGCTGGCCATGCATTTGTTGCAGTACCTGCCGGTGACCCTGGCGGGGCTGTGGAGTCTGGCCGCAAGCGGCATGAGCCTTCGCGACCTGCGCGGCCAGGCGCGGCAGGCCCGGGAGGAAGCCGTCTGA
- a CDS encoding PilZ domain-containing protein → MIAHKQSRRLMEEAITQRSRCFLSLPQAVTGLAELNCAILDSSPRGLVLESVGKAATGPHWVGLDVKGYFRVVLRNGSLDEDFYTFDSRIRAAATGRTGQAKLCLVEPEKFVFGQRRKSLRVEPELSRLHKAFLWRYDKCQGFALDAPAVKGSDFQSGLARLADISAGGMRLALRAPLIRERELDMGTGDRVVVHLQFNEPRVTGSHEFWMVARIRHVAVDRVSHDQLLGLEFLADGTIDAKAGKLRWLPVKDHVITGLTDIFYQWHLDQHREKIGGNAVPVK, encoded by the coding sequence ATGATCGCGCACAAGCAGTCCCGCCGTCTCATGGAAGAAGCCATCACGCAACGCTCCCGTTGTTTTCTGTCTCTCCCCCAGGCCGTCACGGGCCTTGCGGAGCTTAACTGCGCCATCCTGGATTCCTCGCCGCGCGGACTCGTTCTCGAAAGCGTCGGCAAGGCCGCGACCGGTCCCCATTGGGTGGGCCTGGACGTGAAAGGCTATTTCCGGGTGGTACTGCGCAACGGCAGCCTGGACGAAGATTTCTACACCTTCGATAGCCGCATCCGGGCGGCGGCAACAGGAAGGACCGGCCAGGCCAAACTGTGCCTCGTCGAACCGGAAAAGTTCGTCTTCGGCCAGCGGCGTAAGAGCCTGCGGGTGGAGCCGGAGCTGTCGCGGCTGCACAAGGCCTTTTTATGGCGCTACGACAAATGCCAGGGCTTTGCCCTGGACGCTCCGGCCGTCAAGGGAAGCGATTTCCAAAGCGGCCTGGCCCGGCTGGCCGACATCTCGGCCGGGGGCATGCGCCTGGCCCTGCGCGCGCCGCTGATCCGGGAGCGGGAGCTGGACATGGGCACGGGCGACCGGGTGGTGGTACATCTCCAGTTCAACGAACCGCGCGTGACGGGATCGCACGAATTCTGGATGGTGGCTCGCATCCGCCATGTGGCCGTGGACAGGGTCAGCCACGACCAGTTGTTGGGCCTGGAATTTCTGGCCGACGGCACGATCGACGCCAAGGCCGGCAAGCTCCGCTGGCTGCCGGTCAAGGACCACGTGATCACCGGCCTGACCGACATCTTCTACCAGTGGCACCTGGACCAGCATCGGGAAAAAATCGGCGGGAACGCCGTGCCCGTGAAATAG
- a CDS encoding lysophospholipase → MVAAWFRISVVFTALLFFGASEALAKTVFLGGSQTAGWNYVDGFEGVINKGLVSNTTARILKSLAPVVRMRPEKVFILEGINELWSPNASILARYREILRRIGQGSPKTLIFVQSVLPVVNRPDLSNDKIVELNAGLKALCAEMPHCIYIDLHSHFAVNGALNAGLTSDGVHLRPEGYALWRSVIDKYVTLSNEELTRPETLAGLGVAPPTAN, encoded by the coding sequence ATGGTTGCGGCATGGTTCCGGATCAGCGTCGTTTTCACGGCGCTTCTTTTTTTCGGCGCATCCGAGGCGTTGGCCAAGACGGTTTTTCTGGGCGGGAGCCAGACGGCCGGCTGGAACTACGTGGACGGGTTTGAAGGCGTGATCAACAAGGGCCTGGTGAGCAACACCACGGCCAGGATTCTCAAGAGCCTTGCGCCGGTGGTGCGGATGCGGCCGGAAAAGGTCTTCATCCTGGAAGGCATAAACGAGTTGTGGAGCCCCAACGCCAGCATCCTGGCCAGGTACCGGGAAATCCTGCGCCGCATCGGCCAGGGTTCACCCAAGACGCTCATCTTCGTGCAAAGCGTTTTGCCGGTGGTCAACCGGCCGGACCTGTCCAACGACAAGATCGTGGAACTCAACGCCGGGCTCAAGGCGCTTTGCGCCGAGATGCCCCACTGCATCTACATCGACCTGCACAGCCATTTCGCCGTCAACGGCGCGCTCAATGCGGGGCTCACTTCCGATGGCGTGCACCTGCGCCCGGAAGGCTACGCGTTGTGGCGGTCGGTGATCGACAAGTACGTCACGCTCTCGAACGAGGAGCTTACCCGGCCCGAAACCTTGGCCGGACTTGGCGTTGCGCCGCCGACGGCCAACTGA
- a CDS encoding EF-hand domain-containing protein translates to MKRALAVLVAFFVLCLADAAMAWKKPPFENVDKNKDGFIVYEEMVVFNSGLTLVRYGVIDLNKDGKIDRAEYAAMGGRTVGRAARGKHSKKVWWRCSGREGMDLFMRGTDLLVAGDNAAAAAMLAQAVTKPLCVDYLSYAYYNLGIACMRLGDDGCAKANLEKARALNVNNTVPPNDFGLSGTPRAGGQP, encoded by the coding sequence ATGAAGCGTGCGCTTGCGGTGCTTGTTGCGTTCTTTGTGCTGTGTTTGGCCGATGCGGCCATGGCCTGGAAGAAGCCGCCCTTTGAAAATGTGGATAAAAACAAGGACGGTTTCATTGTTTACGAAGAAATGGTGGTCTTCAACTCGGGATTGACGCTGGTGCGCTACGGCGTCATCGACCTCAACAAGGACGGCAAGATCGACCGGGCGGAATATGCGGCCATGGGCGGGCGCACGGTCGGCCGGGCGGCCCGGGGCAAGCACTCCAAGAAGGTTTGGTGGCGCTGCTCGGGCCGGGAAGGCATGGACCTTTTCATGCGCGGCACGGACCTGCTCGTTGCCGGCGACAACGCGGCCGCGGCCGCGATGCTTGCCCAGGCCGTGACCAAGCCGCTTTGCGTGGATTACCTAAGCTACGCCTACTACAATCTGGGCATCGCCTGCATGCGTCTTGGCGATGACGGCTGCGCCAAGGCGAATCTGGAAAAGGCCCGGGCGCTCAATGTCAACAATACGGTGCCGCCGAACGATTTCGGCCTTTCCGGCACGCCACGGGCGGGCGGCCAGCCGTAG
- a CDS encoding sigma-54 dependent transcriptional regulator, giving the protein MGNVLIIDDDQTIRDALARVVTRLGHAPQMAATLSEGLRRAGDKDVDVVFLDVRMPDGNGLDAISDIRRTPSNPEVIVITGWGDPDGAERAMRQGAWDYIEKPPSVKTMTAPLVSAMEHRCRGRDAAKPVSSFHFTGIVGDNAKRAQCLDQAAKAAPSDVNVLLTGPTGAGKELFARAIHDGSPRRDGAFVVVDCAALPAGIVESVLFGSEKGVYTGADRRREGVLLRAHGGTLFLDEVAEMPLSVQKAFLRVLQERRVRSVGGLEEAPCDFRLVAATNQDLPEMVRQGMFREDLLFRLQGVSIELPPLAGHPEDILEFADHFVVEAADRLGVAPRVFSEDFSRALLAYPWPGNVRELKNTMDGALALAGGDKVLLPVHLPLHIRVCVARNRVSARAAAATAAPWPMAGGLPLAASLPPFREFRDKGEAEYLRVLTGRFSGDISRMLDVSGLSRSRLYALLKKHGLSATGT; this is encoded by the coding sequence TTGGGCAACGTGCTCATCATCGACGACGATCAGACCATACGCGACGCTCTGGCCAGGGTGGTGACACGGCTTGGCCACGCGCCCCAGATGGCGGCCACCCTGTCCGAAGGCCTTCGCCGGGCTGGCGACAAGGATGTGGACGTGGTCTTTCTCGACGTGCGCATGCCCGATGGCAACGGCCTCGACGCCATCAGCGACATCCGCCGCACGCCCTCGAATCCCGAAGTCATCGTCATTACCGGCTGGGGCGACCCGGACGGCGCGGAACGGGCCATGCGCCAGGGCGCCTGGGACTATATCGAGAAGCCGCCGTCGGTCAAAACCATGACCGCGCCCCTGGTCAGCGCCATGGAACACCGATGCCGGGGCCGGGATGCGGCCAAGCCGGTGTCGAGTTTCCATTTTACAGGCATCGTCGGCGACAACGCCAAGCGGGCCCAGTGCCTGGATCAGGCCGCCAAGGCCGCGCCGAGCGACGTCAACGTGCTGCTGACCGGTCCCACCGGCGCCGGCAAGGAGCTTTTCGCCCGGGCCATTCACGACGGGAGTCCCCGCCGGGACGGGGCCTTCGTGGTGGTGGACTGCGCGGCCCTGCCGGCGGGCATTGTGGAAAGCGTGCTGTTCGGCTCGGAAAAGGGCGTGTACACCGGCGCGGATCGGCGTCGGGAGGGGGTGCTGTTGCGGGCCCATGGCGGCACGCTGTTTCTGGACGAAGTGGCGGAGATGCCGCTTTCGGTGCAAAAGGCGTTTTTGCGCGTGCTCCAGGAACGCCGGGTGCGCTCCGTAGGCGGGCTCGAAGAGGCGCCCTGCGATTTCCGGCTGGTGGCCGCCACCAACCAGGACCTGCCGGAGATGGTGCGCCAGGGAATGTTCCGGGAGGACCTGCTGTTCCGGTTGCAGGGCGTGAGCATCGAGCTGCCACCCCTGGCCGGGCATCCCGAGGACATCCTGGAATTCGCCGATCATTTCGTCGTCGAGGCGGCGGACAGGCTGGGGGTCGCCCCCCGGGTCTTTTCCGAGGACTTTTCCCGGGCCCTGCTCGCCTACCCCTGGCCCGGCAATGTGCGGGAACTCAAAAACACCATGGACGGCGCGTTGGCTTTGGCCGGCGGCGACAAGGTGCTGCTGCCCGTGCATCTGCCCCTGCACATCCGGGTCTGCGTCGCCCGCAACCGGGTTTCCGCCCGGGCTGCCGCCGCGACCGCCGCGCCCTGGCCCATGGCCGGAGGACTGCCCCTGGCCGCAAGCCTGCCGCCTTTCCGTGAATTCCGCGACAAGGGCGAGGCCGAGTACCTGCGCGTCCTGACCGGACGTTTCTCCGGCGACATTTCCCGCATGCTCGACGTCTCGGGCCTGTCGCGCTCCAGGCTCTACGCCCTGCTCAAAAAGCACGGCCTGTCGGCCACAGGGACGTAA
- a CDS encoding lytic murein transglycosylase, protein MPGPAATPAPSSTAVAAPVAAPAVVNAGAWTPLVSRLAADGLDKATLARTFAGGGVQYSPEIMARKVDAMVRKKFEPRPKPSHKTLAQSNYRHFLSPAVIDAAALFVGEHKAAFDKARRDYGPPPELIAAFLVVETNLGSFLGNRDALSVLASLARSSQLDQIAPYMKTLHGDPDLSAFAADAAKDRSEWAYRELVALLRYAAAKKQSPAAIPGSIYGAIGICQFMPSNALRYGVDADGDGVIDLFCPSDAIVSVASYLRGHGWKPGMTEDQTKAVVYAYNHSDLYVLAVMTVADRIGARLR, encoded by the coding sequence ATACCCGGCCCGGCCGCCACGCCCGCACCGTCGTCCACGGCCGTAGCCGCTCCGGTCGCCGCGCCAGCCGTGGTCAATGCGGGAGCCTGGACGCCGCTCGTCAGCAGGCTGGCCGCCGATGGGCTGGACAAGGCGACCCTGGCCCGGACGTTCGCCGGGGGCGGAGTCCAGTATTCGCCCGAGATCATGGCCCGCAAGGTCGACGCCATGGTCAGGAAAAAATTCGAGCCCCGGCCAAAGCCCAGCCACAAGACCCTGGCCCAAAGCAATTACCGCCATTTTCTGTCCCCGGCCGTCATCGACGCGGCCGCGCTGTTCGTGGGTGAGCACAAGGCCGCCTTCGACAAGGCCAGACGCGACTACGGCCCGCCGCCGGAGCTGATCGCCGCCTTCCTGGTGGTTGAGACCAACCTCGGCTCCTTCCTCGGCAACCGCGACGCCCTAAGCGTCCTGGCCAGTCTGGCCCGCAGTTCGCAACTCGATCAGATCGCCCCCTACATGAAGACCCTGCACGGCGACCCGGACCTTAGCGCCTTCGCCGCCGATGCCGCCAAGGACCGGTCCGAGTGGGCCTATCGGGAGCTCGTGGCACTCCTGCGCTACGCCGCCGCCAAGAAACAATCCCCGGCCGCCATCCCGGGCTCCATCTACGGAGCCATCGGCATCTGCCAGTTCATGCCCTCCAATGCCCTGCGCTACGGCGTGGACGCCGACGGCGACGGGGTCATCGACCTCTTCTGCCCGAGCGACGCCATCGTCAGCGTGGCCAGCTACCTGCGCGGCCACGGCTGGAAACCCGGCATGACCGAGGACCAGACCAAGGCCGTGGTCTACGCCTACAACCACAGCGACCTGTACGTGCTCGCCGTCATGACCGTGGCCGACCGCATCGGGGCACGCTTGCGATAG
- a CDS encoding DUF459 domain-containing protein, translating to MPDATTDAMLPTRSRTGKILFFLAALLAMLGGAPRILYCDLTPTPQPLADDSLRVLVASLDLEARAPQAAASPDLHAMREAVAPYRVRLAVDKTATHPLSGPVAVSDDHHLGGPGRQLRLVTLAALDPPAPAPAKRVVPATPAPTPTQVAVKKTTPAAPAARPAKAAAPRPSLGIAPGRSVLVAGDSLSIFLANALRPMLAGRPGTTFAARGKVSSGLARPDFFDWEREMAALAAAKPDTVVIMIAANDNKTMTRPDGKKVAFGRPGWNAEYARRVRRLVTLARSHNPAARIYWVGSPVMADHRLNADVAAINTVIAKEIAALPDCHFVDVWRTLADASGHYARVLPAPGGPRTARTPDGVHLTPYGAKLLANAALTSMSPTLAQLDRR from the coding sequence ATGCCAGATGCCACGACAGACGCCATGCTTCCGACACGTTCCCGCACCGGCAAGATCCTGTTTTTTTTGGCCGCGCTTCTGGCCATGCTTGGCGGCGCGCCCAGGATTCTTTACTGCGACCTGACGCCCACGCCACAGCCCCTGGCCGATGATTCCCTGCGCGTCCTGGTGGCGTCCCTCGACCTCGAGGCCAGGGCCCCGCAAGCCGCCGCCAGCCCCGATCTGCACGCCATGCGGGAAGCCGTTGCGCCCTACCGGGTCCGTCTGGCCGTGGACAAAACGGCCACGCATCCCCTTTCCGGACCGGTGGCCGTAAGCGACGACCATCACCTCGGCGGCCCCGGCCGGCAGTTGCGGCTGGTCACGCTGGCCGCCCTCGATCCCCCCGCGCCCGCACCGGCAAAGCGCGTTGTCCCGGCCACCCCGGCCCCGACGCCAACCCAGGTCGCCGTCAAGAAGACGACGCCAGCCGCCCCGGCCGCACGTCCGGCCAAGGCCGCCGCGCCGCGTCCGTCCCTGGGAATCGCCCCGGGGCGTTCGGTGCTCGTGGCCGGGGATTCGTTGTCCATTTTCCTGGCCAACGCCCTGCGTCCCATGCTGGCCGGACGGCCGGGCACCACCTTTGCCGCCCGGGGCAAGGTCTCGAGCGGCCTGGCCCGACCCGATTTCTTCGACTGGGAACGCGAGATGGCCGCCCTGGCCGCCGCCAAACCCGATACCGTGGTCATCATGATCGCCGCCAACGACAACAAGACCATGACCCGGCCGGACGGAAAGAAGGTGGCCTTTGGCCGTCCGGGCTGGAACGCGGAATACGCCCGGCGGGTGCGGCGGCTGGTCACGCTGGCCAGAAGCCACAACCCGGCCGCCCGCATCTACTGGGTGGGCTCCCCGGTCATGGCCGATCACCGGCTCAATGCCGACGTGGCCGCCATCAACACCGTGATCGCCAAGGAGATCGCCGCCCTGCCCGACTGCCATTTCGTGGATGTCTGGCGCACCCTGGCCGACGCTTCCGGGCATTACGCCAGGGTCCTGCCCGCCCCGGGCGGTCCGCGCACGGCCCGCACCCCGGACGGCGTGCATCTGACGCCCTACGGCGCGAAGCTCCTCGCCAATGCCGCCCTGACCTCCATGAGCCCGACCCTGGCCCAGCTGGACCGCCGCTGA